In the Armatimonadota bacterium genome, GCCCTCGTGCACGATCACGAACCCCAGGTGGCTGGTCCGCAGGCGCGCCGCTGCCAGCGCGAGGTCTTCGGCGAGGGTATCAGGAGGGCGCGGCATCTTCGGACTCCCCAACAGGAGGCTGCGCCAGACGCTCGTACACCTGCACCAGCGCAGCGCTGTCCAGTCCGGCCAGGCCGCGTGCGCGCGCCAGGTGGTTCAGCACCTGCACCATCGTCGTCAGCACCGGTGCGGCCCCTGCGGCGCGGGCCATGTGCACCGCCAGATCGGTGTCCTTGCACAGCAGGTCGATGGAGAAGACAGGGGAGAAGTCGGCCCGGGCGATCTTGCCGCCGGCCTCGCGGAACAGCCCCGAGACCGTCGCGGCCCCGCTGGAGACGATCGCGTGGTACAACACGTCCGGCGCGATGCCGACGCGCGGCGCGGCGGCCATCAGCTCGGCCGTCGCCGCGTTGATGATGGCGAACATCATCTGGTTGAGCAGCTTCACCGTGTGCCCGGCGCCGGCGGGCCCCACGTGGATGACGGTGGCGGCGAACGCCTCCAGCACGGGCCGTGCCCGCTCCAGCACCGCGACCTCGCCGCCCACGGGCACCGTCCAGCGCCCTGCGGTCGCCGGGCGCCCGAGGATGGGCGCGTCGAGGTAGCCGACGTGCGCGGCCGCGGCCCTGGCCGCCAGCCTGCGGCTGATCGCCGGGTCGCTGGTGCTCGTGTCGATGATGACCTGCAGGCTGCCGGGGTGCGCCAGCAGGCGCCCCGTGACCTCGACGATCTCCGCCGGGCCGGGGAGCGACAGCACGACGGCGGCGATGCGGCTGCCCAGGTCGTCCAGCGTCGGCACGGCGGTCGCGCCGGCGTCGACAGCGGCCGTCCGCGCCCGGGGGTCGGGGTCGTAGGCGACCACGGGATACCCTGCAGCGTGCAGGGCGGTGACCAGCAACCGGCCCATCGTCCCGCACCCGGCGACGCCCACCGGCGCCGGCGGGACCAGCGGTGAGACGGGACCGGTTGCCACCGCGACGGCGTCGCTGCTGGCGGTCAGCCGCCGCGCTGGCCGCGCGCTGGTGGGGGCTGCTTTGCCGGCGGTCCGGCGGGACGCGGGCGTCATGGCGGGACGGGGACCTCAGTGTGGGCGCGTGACGCGGCGTGCAGGTGTACCTGCACGCGCGACAGCCGCGGCACGATCAGCAGACGTGGCCGCCCGCCGACGTGGCGCGCGGCGTGTCGCAGCGCCTCGTCGAAGGTGGCCACGGGAATGCAGTTCATGCCCCGGGCATACCCGGGGTCGCGGGCGCCGACGAGGTAGACGGCGCGCGCGTAGCGGTCGGCCAGTCCGCCCATGTAAGCCATGGAGAACCCGTGGAACGGGTGGTAGGCGTAGGCATGGCGGTACCGGCGGGTCCACTCCGGTCGCGTGCAGACGTCGTCTTCGTAGCGGGCGAGGTCGTCCACGCGGTGACAGCGCTGCAGCAGGTCGTAGATCTCACGGTACGCCGGGAACCACTCGTCGTTGAACCAGCCGTCGCACACGCACGCGGCGATGACCACGGGAAACGGCACGAGCGCCCCGAACGCGCGCGCCAGGGAGGCACCGATCGCCTGCTTGAGCAGCAGCGGGTTGGACCCCATGCCGGGGCCGTAGTGGAAGGTGCGGGGAATGCCCAGTACCAGCACGTCAGCGGGCTCGCCCGGCACCGTCACCTCCGTGCGGCGCCCGGCGGCCGGCCAGGTCGCCTGCTCGACGTCCGCCAGGCGGCCGGCGACCACCGTCAGCTGCTGGTTCTGGCCGTTGAGCACGGCGTCGACGGCAAAGAACGGCTGCTTCATTGCGCGTTCCATGGCCTCCCCGATGCGGCGCAGCTGCTGGCGAAAGCGGCTGCCGGTCGAGATGGGCACGAAGTCGGGTCGGAACATGGTGCCGGGCGCGTGGTGGCAGCGAATGGAACGCCAGCCCACGAGCCCCGTGCACGGCATCTTGTAGCCACCGCTGTAGCCGCCGTAGGGGTTCCCCAGCGTGTGCCCCAGCACGATGGTCAGGTCGGCCTCCAGCACGGCCCGGTTCACCTCGACCACGTCGCCGTCCTCGGTCTCGCCCAGGTGCACCATCCCCTGGGGGTCTTCGGCGTCGTGGTTGACCAGGCGCTGTCCCCGGAACCGTGCGACCACCTCGGCGCCGAGGTAGCTCTCGAACTCGTGCGGCAGGTTCTTGCGGTGCAGCCCGATCGCGCACAGCAGGGTGACGTCGCGGTCGCGGACGCCGGCGTCCTGCAGCTCCTCGAGCAGCAACGGGATCGTCACGCGCCGGTGGGCCGTGCCGTGCGTGCCGCCCTTCACCCGATCCGGAAAGGCGATCACGACCCGCGCACCGGGGCCCACGAG is a window encoding:
- a CDS encoding NAD(P)-dependent oxidoreductase, giving the protein MTPASRRTAGKAAPTSARPARRLTASSDAVAVATGPVSPLVPPAPVGVAGCGTMGRLLVTALHAAGYPVVAYDPDPRARTAAVDAGATAVPTLDDLGSRIAAVVLSLPGPAEIVEVTGRLLAHPGSLQVIIDTSTSDPAISRRLAARAAAAHVGYLDAPILGRPATAGRWTVPVGGEVAVLERARPVLEAFAATVIHVGPAGAGHTVKLLNQMMFAIINAATAELMAAAPRVGIAPDVLYHAIVSSGAATVSGLFREAGGKIARADFSPVFSIDLLCKDTDLAVHMARAAGAAPVLTTMVQVLNHLARARGLAGLDSAALVQVYERLAQPPVGESEDAAPS
- a CDS encoding lactate racemase domain-containing protein, with protein sequence MATKRVPLEYGDGIMEIEVPDDAIVVEPGTVYHDPVPTADPVALTRQALAHPLGTPRLRALVGPGARVVIAFPDRVKGGTHGTAHRRVTIPLLLEELQDAGVRDRDVTLLCAIGLHRKNLPHEFESYLGAEVVARFRGQRLVNHDAEDPQGMVHLGETEDGDVVEVNRAVLEADLTIVLGHTLGNPYGGYSGGYKMPCTGLVGWRSIRCHHAPGTMFRPDFVPISTGSRFRQQLRRIGEAMERAMKQPFFAVDAVLNGQNQQLTVVAGRLADVEQATWPAAGRRTEVTVPGEPADVLVLGIPRTFHYGPGMGSNPLLLKQAIGASLARAFGALVPFPVVIAACVCDGWFNDEWFPAYREIYDLLQRCHRVDDLARYEDDVCTRPEWTRRYRHAYAYHPFHGFSMAYMGGLADRYARAVYLVGARDPGYARGMNCIPVATFDEALRHAARHVGGRPRLLIVPRLSRVQVHLHAASRAHTEVPVPP